One genomic segment of Thalassospiraceae bacterium LMO-SO8 includes these proteins:
- a CDS encoding GNAT family N-acetyltransferase, with the protein MSDATQSSTLVEILVYVEDPGAANMVLGLNAALRGEGAKLSLYATGTALGYLQDRGEAVHDVGENPAIPQLLSRGKPALVVIGTSENPETPAFALADAARRRGIPTVCLIDGPTSADQRLRGRGDGPLTHLTDWLLVTDETVRAAYMALGVDPARIRVTGNPVFDRVRDAGDALAAKGRAAVRREVFPDLPKDGPLILFLAELSDGLDPAEFRRGPDYSLHGRGDTDGRTEIVLEELLDAAARVAPEAHVALRLHPKTPAGLYAAYDAEIAAISAGGSAHAAVFAADLVVGLSTSLLAEAAVMGSAVLSVLPRNSEIQWLTGGENGPVPHVTTRDALCGALAHALTDPAGFMAARAAAAPRFAAAGRIARALAAVARDEPPAPDGTLPYLPPVLETPRLVLQPFPDDLLTDTYVGWLNDPEVVRFSEQRHRTHTRESCRDFIASFAGTPHGLWAIRDKTRGRCHIGNISTDVDPRTRTGDIRILIGDRAAWGTGLGAEAWIAVMTHLFNDLGLARVTAGTLAGNTGMLRVMEKSGMRETHRRPGPTPIDGRAMDIIYACRRARDWPPAR; encoded by the coding sequence ATGTCCGATGCGACACAATCATCCACCCTGGTGGAGATTCTGGTTTACGTGGAAGACCCAGGCGCGGCCAACATGGTCCTGGGACTGAACGCCGCCCTGCGGGGCGAAGGTGCAAAATTGTCCCTCTACGCCACAGGCACGGCTCTGGGTTATCTCCAGGACCGCGGAGAGGCCGTGCATGACGTCGGTGAAAATCCCGCTATCCCCCAGCTCTTGAGCAGAGGGAAACCGGCCTTGGTCGTCATCGGCACTTCGGAAAATCCGGAGACACCCGCCTTCGCCTTGGCTGACGCGGCACGCCGCCGCGGCATCCCGACCGTTTGTCTGATCGATGGGCCGACCAGCGCCGACCAGCGCCTTCGCGGCCGGGGAGACGGGCCCTTGACCCATCTGACGGACTGGCTGCTGGTCACCGACGAGACCGTGCGCGCCGCCTACATGGCGCTTGGCGTGGATCCGGCGCGCATCCGCGTGACCGGCAATCCGGTGTTCGACCGCGTGCGCGACGCGGGCGACGCCTTGGCCGCAAAGGGCCGCGCCGCCGTGCGCCGGGAGGTCTTTCCCGATCTGCCCAAGGACGGCCCCCTGATCCTGTTCCTCGCCGAACTGTCCGACGGGCTCGACCCCGCGGAATTCCGGCGCGGACCGGACTATTCCCTGCACGGCCGGGGGGACACCGACGGACGCACCGAGATCGTTTTGGAAGAGTTACTCGACGCCGCCGCCCGCGTCGCGCCGGAGGCACATGTGGCGCTCCGCCTGCATCCCAAGACACCGGCGGGCCTGTACGCCGCCTATGATGCCGAAATCGCGGCGATCAGCGCGGGCGGCAGCGCCCATGCGGCGGTGTTCGCCGCCGACCTTGTGGTCGGCCTGTCGACGTCGCTGTTGGCCGAGGCCGCCGTTATGGGCAGCGCCGTGTTGTCCGTCCTGCCCAGGAACAGTGAAATCCAGTGGCTGACCGGCGGCGAAAACGGCCCGGTTCCCCATGTCACCACGCGCGACGCCTTGTGCGGCGCCTTGGCCCATGCCCTGACCGATCCGGCAGGGTTCATGGCCGCGCGTGCCGCCGCCGCCCCGCGCTTCGCCGCCGCCGGACGCATCGCCCGCGCCCTGGCCGCCGTGGCACGGGACGAGCCCCCGGCCCCGGACGGAACGCTGCCTTATTTGCCGCCGGTTCTGGAAACCCCGCGGCTGGTGCTGCAACCGTTCCCGGACGACCTGCTGACCGACACCTACGTGGGCTGGCTGAACGACCCCGAGGTCGTGCGGTTTTCCGAACAACGCCACAGGACCCATACCCGGGAGAGCTGCCGCGACTTCATCGCAAGCTTCGCCGGCACGCCCCATGGCCTGTGGGCGATCCGCGACAAGACGCGCGGGCGCTGCCACATCGGCAACATCTCGACGGATGTCGATCCCCGCACGCGAACCGGCGACATCCGCATCCTGATCGGCGACCGCGCGGCCTGGGGCACCGGCCTGGGGGCCGAGGCCTGGATCGCCGTGATGACCCATCTGTTCAACGACCTCGGCCTCGCCCGAGTCACGGCGGGCACCCTGGCCGGCAACACCGGCATGTTGAGGGTCATGGAAAAAAGCGGCATGCGGGAGACCCATCGCCGACCGGGACCGACCCCGATCGATGGCCGCGCCATGGACATCATTTATGCCTGCCGCCGAGCCCGTGATTGGCCGCCCGCGCGGTAA
- a CDS encoding Gfo/Idh/MocA family oxidoreductase, protein MARYFEYASHASVLSAHPAFDWLGTVDLREAALIGARDKWQIPVVETDLAAAIEKVRPEIAVLATPPGQRAEAVAAMPDLKAVLVEKPLSGPNDNDGKALATICAERGIPVLVNYWRRADRNFRDLAAGGLKARIGAPQAVFGIYGKGLANNCSHMIDFLRMLLGDVTTVQALGPAVPSPDSTVPGDLQLPFALTLEDSTVASFGTVDFHHYREVGLDIWGERGRLSVLLEGLSATFFPVADNRGLENAHEVSPDAGEILKSTVSDSLYRMYDNLAAIAAGTAAPWSSLASALINEKIKERILSSAAEGGARLPVD, encoded by the coding sequence ATGGCCCGCTATTTCGAATACGCGAGCCATGCCTCCGTTCTGTCGGCGCACCCCGCGTTCGATTGGTTAGGCACGGTCGATCTGCGTGAAGCCGCCCTTATCGGTGCCCGCGACAAATGGCAAATTCCGGTCGTCGAAACGGACCTTGCAGCCGCCATTGAAAAAGTACGGCCCGAGATCGCCGTCCTGGCGACACCGCCCGGACAGCGGGCAGAGGCTGTCGCCGCGATGCCGGACCTGAAGGCCGTGCTTGTGGAAAAACCGTTGAGCGGCCCCAACGACAATGACGGGAAAGCCCTCGCCACGATCTGCGCCGAACGCGGCATTCCGGTTTTGGTCAACTATTGGCGGCGGGCTGACCGAAACTTCCGCGACCTCGCGGCCGGCGGCCTGAAGGCGCGGATCGGCGCACCACAGGCGGTATTTGGCATCTACGGCAAGGGTCTCGCCAACAATTGCAGCCATATGATCGACTTTCTCCGAATGCTGCTGGGCGATGTAACGACGGTGCAGGCTCTCGGCCCCGCCGTGCCGAGCCCCGACTCCACGGTCCCGGGCGACCTTCAACTGCCCTTTGCCTTGACCTTGGAAGACAGCACGGTCGCTTCCTTCGGCACGGTCGATTTCCATCATTACCGCGAAGTGGGTCTCGACATCTGGGGGGAACGTGGGCGGCTATCGGTGCTGCTCGAAGGATTAAGCGCGACATTTTTCCCCGTGGCCGACAACAGGGGCCTGGAAAACGCCCACGAAGTTTCACCGGATGCCGGCGAGATTTTGAAATCAACCGTCAGCGACAGCCTCTATCGGATGTACGACAACCTGGCCGCCATCGCCGCCGGGACGGCAGCGCCATGGTCGTCCCTGGCCTCCGCCTTGATCAACGAAAAGATCAAGGAACGGATTTTAAGCTCGGCCGCCGAGGGCGGTGCGCGTCTGCCAGTGGATTGA
- a CDS encoding glycosyltransferase family protein, whose product MQTAPRIVASIEARMSASRLPGKVLMDVAGEPALERLVRRLEQARTLDAIVLATTVNPADDPIAAWAAERRLPCYRGSEEDVLDRVVNAHRMMAGDIVVEICGDAPLLDPRVIDLAVTKFNEGEFDVVSTTQRLTWPQGIDAQVFRLDDLAFVAETQNDPAIREHVSLYFYENPETYRIHHLTAPASETSPELRLQMDYPEDLALIREIYGRLVPQYGDAFGVPEILGLFAAEPALREINRHCEEKPVR is encoded by the coding sequence ATGCAAACCGCGCCCCGTATCGTCGCCAGCATCGAGGCCCGCATGTCGGCATCACGTCTACCCGGCAAGGTCTTAATGGACGTGGCCGGGGAGCCGGCGTTGGAACGCCTGGTTCGGCGGCTTGAACAGGCCCGGACCTTGGATGCGATCGTCCTCGCGACGACCGTCAATCCGGCCGACGATCCCATTGCCGCCTGGGCCGCGGAACGCCGCCTGCCCTGTTATCGCGGCAGCGAGGAAGACGTACTTGACCGCGTCGTCAACGCCCACCGCATGATGGCCGGCGACATCGTCGTCGAAATCTGCGGTGACGCCCCCCTGCTGGATCCTCGCGTCATCGACCTGGCGGTGACCAAATTCAACGAAGGGGAATTTGATGTCGTCAGCACCACCCAACGCCTGACTTGGCCCCAGGGTATCGATGCCCAGGTGTTTCGGCTCGACGATCTGGCGTTTGTCGCCGAAACCCAGAACGATCCGGCAATTCGTGAGCATGTCTCCCTGTATTTCTACGAAAACCCAGAGACCTACCGTATCCATCATCTGACCGCTCCGGCGTCGGAAACCTCCCCGGAGCTACGCTTGCAGATGGACTACCCGGAAGACCTCGCCTTGATCCGGGAAATTTATGGACGCCTTGTCCCGCAATACGGCGACGCCTTCGGTGTCCCTGAAATCCTGGGCCTTTTCGCCGCAGAACCGGCGCTTCGCGAGATCAATCGCCATTGCGAGGAGAAACCCGTTCGATGA
- a CDS encoding DegT/DnrJ/EryC1/StrS family aminotransferase, translating into MSQLALLGGTPVIANEPPSYSSMGEAEKTAVGKVIDSGCLSGFFGSPGPEFLGGPRVREFEAAWAARFGVKHAVSVNSNTSGLIAAMGAIGLSPGDEVIVPPWTMSATAVSPLIYGGIPVFADIEDETFCIDPEKVAAQITPKTRAIVAVNLFGHPARLRQLRDLADRHGIYLIEDNAQAPLGSEEGVATGKIGHIGIASLNYHKHIHTGEGGVCVTDDDDLASRIQLIRNHGENLVGHDGVSDAVNMVGFNFRMTELSAAVGLVQLADVERHVSVRERLAETLSNGTRDLEGWTVPVVRAGCRHNYYIWLVKFDAKAIGVSRELFSKALAAEGFPHYLAYVPPLYRLPLFQRRVAIGREGWPFTLTDRRYDDGLCPVTERLHENEAICFEPCAYDVDDAMAEKMVDAIRKVHAHRRDLNALAETG; encoded by the coding sequence ATGAGCCAGCTTGCACTCCTCGGCGGAACGCCCGTAATCGCCAATGAACCCCCCTCCTATTCTTCCATGGGAGAAGCGGAAAAAACCGCCGTCGGCAAGGTCATCGATTCAGGATGCCTGTCCGGCTTCTTCGGCTCGCCGGGGCCGGAATTCCTGGGCGGACCCAGGGTCCGCGAATTCGAGGCCGCCTGGGCCGCGCGCTTCGGCGTGAAACATGCCGTCAGCGTCAATTCCAATACGTCCGGCCTGATCGCCGCCATGGGCGCCATCGGCCTGAGCCCCGGCGACGAGGTCATCGTGCCGCCTTGGACCATGTCGGCGACGGCGGTGTCGCCCTTGATTTACGGCGGCATTCCCGTGTTCGCCGATATCGAGGACGAAACCTTCTGCATCGATCCGGAAAAGGTCGCGGCGCAGATCACGCCGAAGACCCGCGCCATCGTGGCCGTCAATTTGTTCGGCCATCCGGCGCGGCTCCGCCAACTGCGCGACCTCGCCGACCGGCACGGCATCTATCTGATCGAGGACAACGCCCAGGCACCCCTGGGTTCCGAAGAGGGCGTGGCGACCGGAAAGATCGGCCATATCGGCATCGCCAGCCTGAACTATCACAAACACATCCATACAGGAGAAGGCGGGGTCTGCGTCACCGACGATGACGATCTCGCCAGCCGCATCCAGCTAATCCGCAACCACGGCGAAAACCTGGTTGGACATGACGGCGTCTCTGACGCAGTCAACATGGTCGGTTTCAATTTCCGCATGACCGAACTGTCCGCCGCCGTCGGTCTGGTGCAGTTGGCGGATGTCGAACGCCATGTCTCGGTCCGCGAACGTCTGGCCGAAACCCTGTCCAACGGCACCCGCGACCTGGAAGGCTGGACGGTGCCCGTGGTCCGCGCGGGCTGCCGCCACAACTATTACATCTGGCTCGTCAAATTCGACGCAAAGGCCATCGGCGTCAGCCGCGAGTTGTTCTCGAAGGCCTTGGCGGCAGAGGGTTTCCCCCATTACCTCGCCTACGTGCCACCGCTTTATCGCCTGCCGTTGTTCCAACGGCGCGTGGCGATCGGTCGCGAAGGCTGGCCGTTCACCCTGACGGATCGGCGTTATGACGATGGTCTCTGCCCTGTCACCGAAAGACTGCATGAGAATGAAGCGATCTGCTTCGAACCGTGCGCCTATGACGTCGATGATGCTATGGCCGAAAAAATGGTCGACGCGATCCGCAAGGTACACGCCCATCGCCGCGACCTGAACGCCCTTGCCGAAACCGGCTGA
- a CDS encoding NTP transferase domain-containing protein, translated as MASPSPASISLTKAYDRVDDMTRTGVVIFARMGSSRLPGKSLTDLCGRPVLGEMIDRMTHLSSPARIIVATSDLPGDDAISEFCRTDATCRDLGVEVFRGPHLDVLGRAAACAAHFGLDPLVRVSGDSPFMDPAVIDRVLSRHAETSPDITTNRFPPTFPPGITVEALSGNCLARLDETATDPEDREHVTTFIYKNPEAFSIVNVSASRPGLRTTPLTLDTPEDLALARALKVRLVERGNPLDHLSTVDLRNELTASTAE; from the coding sequence ATGGCGTCTCCGTCACCCGCTTCCATAAGCCTTACGAAGGCGTATGACAGAGTTGATGACATGACACGAACGGGAGTCGTTATTTTCGCGCGAATGGGATCTTCGCGCCTACCCGGCAAGTCCCTGACGGATTTGTGCGGACGCCCCGTTTTAGGTGAAATGATCGACCGCATGACCCACCTGTCATCCCCGGCCCGGATCATCGTCGCCACATCGGACCTGCCCGGCGACGACGCCATTTCCGAATTTTGCCGCACGGACGCCACCTGCCGCGACCTGGGTGTCGAGGTCTTTCGCGGCCCGCACCTGGACGTTCTGGGCCGGGCTGCGGCCTGCGCGGCGCATTTCGGATTGGACCCCCTGGTCCGCGTCTCCGGCGACAGCCCCTTCATGGACCCAGCGGTTATCGACCGTGTCCTGTCGCGCCACGCAGAGACCTCCCCGGATATCACCACCAACCGGTTTCCCCCGACCTTTCCGCCCGGCATTACGGTCGAGGCGCTGTCCGGGAACTGTCTGGCGCGGCTCGACGAAACGGCGACCGATCCCGAAGACCGGGAACACGTCACGACGTTCATCTACAAGAACCCGGAGGCGTTCTCCATCGTCAACGTTTCCGCATCCCGGCCGGGCCTGCGGACGACGCCCCTGACCCTCGACACGCCCGAAGACCTCGCGCTTGCCCGTGCGCTGAAGGTCCGGCTTGTGGAGCGTGGCAATCCACTCGACCACCTGTCCACCGTCGACTTGCGCAATGAACTAACAGCATCGACGGCGGAATGA
- a CDS encoding N-acetyl sugar amidotransferase yields the protein MPDTRPRIVFDEDGVCNACHTAKAKESIDWTARRREFEEYVDRYRAKDGAYDCVVPWSGGKDSSAIAWKLKFEFGLNPLLVTYSPMMPNDIAVHNREEMIRLGYDHLMVRSNQKVCRRLARRFFIERGDPKIHWHAGINAVPLQVAVNYRIPLVFYAEHGESEYGGRLLSEEHRKMRDFAEVLEHQIGDDPYNWMDEEIEEKDLAPYLYPDLGAVEEIGVKALYFGYFFRWSMKENYDFIKDKVDFQLADNGRTDGTFTNFDSLDDKIDNLYYYMQFVKFGFGRAVRDACRMIQNGQMSREEGLELARKYDSEFPVTYHDEHLEYLGMTEAEFTEAVDKHRDPQIWEHRGNEWRLRHPLP from the coding sequence ATGCCGGATACCCGGCCACGCATCGTTTTCGACGAGGATGGCGTCTGCAACGCGTGCCACACGGCCAAGGCCAAGGAAAGCATCGACTGGACGGCCCGGCGCCGCGAGTTCGAGGAATACGTCGATCGTTACCGCGCCAAGGACGGCGCCTATGACTGCGTCGTGCCCTGGTCAGGCGGCAAGGATTCAAGCGCCATCGCCTGGAAGCTGAAGTTCGAGTTCGGCCTCAATCCGCTGCTCGTCACCTATTCGCCGATGATGCCCAACGATATTGCCGTCCATAACCGGGAAGAAATGATCCGCCTCGGCTACGACCACCTGATGGTGCGTTCAAATCAGAAAGTCTGCCGCCGCCTGGCCCGCCGTTTCTTCATCGAACGGGGCGATCCGAAGATTCATTGGCACGCCGGCATCAACGCCGTCCCCCTACAGGTCGCCGTCAACTACCGCATTCCCCTGGTTTTCTATGCCGAGCACGGTGAAAGCGAATATGGCGGCCGGTTGCTCTCGGAAGAGCATCGGAAGATGCGCGATTTCGCGGAAGTCCTGGAGCACCAGATCGGTGACGATCCCTACAACTGGATGGACGAAGAGATCGAAGAAAAGGACTTGGCACCCTATCTCTACCCGGACCTGGGCGCGGTCGAGGAGATTGGCGTGAAGGCCCTGTATTTCGGGTATTTCTTCCGGTGGTCCATGAAAGAAAATTACGACTTCATCAAGGACAAGGTTGATTTCCAGTTGGCGGACAACGGCCGCACAGACGGCACTTTCACCAACTTCGACAGCCTCGATGACAAGATCGACAACCTCTACTACTACATGCAGTTCGTCAAATTCGGGTTCGGCCGCGCGGTGCGCGACGCCTGCCGGATGATCCAGAATGGCCAGATGTCCCGCGAAGAGGGCCTGGAACTGGCACGCAAATACGATTCCGAATTTCCTGTAACTTATCATGACGAGCATCTTGAGTATCTCGGCATGACGGAGGCCGAATTCACGGAGGCCGTCGACAAGCACCGCGACCCCCAAATTTGGGAACACCGCGGCAATGAATGGCGTCTCCGTCACCCGCTTCCATAA
- a CDS encoding imidazole glycerol phosphate synthase cyclase subunit, with the protein MLRNRLITVLTFNEGTLFRTKLFEPDYRYTHNFVDSWSVDEIVILDVTRDPTADKSAFYEVVSQFAKECFVPLSVGGGIRTLDDARQMMAVGGDKVIVNTGALVRPQLITQIAEAYGSQCVVLSVDARKTGDGYEVYSHFATTPTGKSPADWAREGEDLGAGEILVTSVERDGSLQGYDLDLCRQVSAAVTVPVLGLAGAGNWKHFVEGIEQGGLSAVCTQNIYHFTEISIASAKKFMKQKGIPVRL; encoded by the coding sequence GTGTTGCGCAACCGCCTCATCACTGTTCTGACCTTCAATGAAGGCACTTTGTTCAGGACCAAGCTGTTCGAACCGGATTATCGGTACACGCACAATTTCGTGGACAGCTGGTCCGTGGACGAGATTGTGATCCTTGACGTGACCCGCGATCCCACCGCCGACAAGTCGGCCTTCTATGAAGTCGTCAGCCAGTTTGCCAAGGAATGTTTTGTGCCGCTCAGCGTCGGCGGCGGCATCCGGACCCTCGACGACGCCCGACAGATGATGGCCGTGGGCGGCGACAAGGTTATCGTCAATACCGGCGCCCTGGTCCGCCCACAGTTAATCACCCAGATCGCCGAGGCCTACGGGTCGCAATGTGTCGTCCTGTCCGTCGACGCGCGCAAGACCGGGGATGGATACGAGGTCTATTCCCATTTCGCGACGACCCCAACCGGCAAATCCCCAGCGGATTGGGCCAGGGAGGGCGAGGACCTGGGCGCGGGCGAAATTCTGGTGACCTCCGTCGAACGCGATGGCTCCCTACAGGGATACGATCTGGATCTTTGCCGACAGGTCTCGGCGGCGGTCACCGTGCCGGTCCTGGGCCTGGCCGGGGCCGGAAACTGGAAACATTTCGTCGAAGGGATCGAACAGGGCGGTCTGTCCGCCGTCTGCACCCAGAACATCTACCATTTTACGGAAATCAGCATCGCCAGCGCCAAAAAATTTATGAAACAGAAAGGTATTCCGGTCAGATTGTAG
- the hisH gene encoding imidazole glycerol phosphate synthase subunit HisH has translation MIGIIDYGLGNLTSVAGAIAKVGFTGTITAAPDDLAKCEKLILPGVGAYPEGMANLNARGLVDVLNRLVIGERIPILGICLGFQLLGSESSEFTRTEGLGWIDAPVTRLTPDDDALRLPHVGWNDVRQHGDCILFDGIPDEALFYFVHEFRLDSPPADTVAGTCDYGGRFVAAIQRGNVFGTQFHPEKSQQHGLALLRNFLEKA, from the coding sequence ATGATCGGCATCATCGATTACGGGCTCGGGAACCTGACCTCCGTCGCCGGGGCCATCGCCAAGGTCGGGTTTACCGGCACGATCACCGCCGCCCCCGATGATCTGGCGAAATGCGAGAAGCTGATCCTGCCGGGCGTCGGCGCCTATCCGGAAGGCATGGCCAACCTGAACGCGCGTGGCCTCGTCGATGTGCTGAACCGCCTGGTGATCGGGGAACGCATCCCGATTTTGGGGATCTGTCTCGGGTTTCAGCTTCTGGGGAGTGAAAGCAGCGAATTCACCCGCACCGAAGGGCTCGGCTGGATCGACGCGCCGGTGACGCGCCTGACCCCCGACGACGATGCTCTGCGGCTTCCGCATGTGGGCTGGAACGATGTCCGGCAGCACGGCGACTGTATTCTATTCGACGGAATTCCTGACGAGGCCTTGTTCTACTTCGTCCATGAATTCAGGCTCGACTCGCCGCCCGCCGATACGGTCGCCGGGACCTGCGACTACGGCGGCAGGTTTGTCGCCGCCATCCAGAGGGGCAACGTGTTCGGAACGCAATTCCATCCGGAAAAGAGCCAACAACACGGCCTGGCCCTACTTCGCAATTTCCTGGAAAAAGCATAA
- a CDS encoding NTP transferase domain-containing protein, with product MTKAVGVIQARLTSIRLARKALLPLCGRPVIHHLFDRALRIKGLDDFVLAIPEGEAHDPIAEAAADYPEIKVVRGPDDDLVSRFLMAADLTGADILVRMWGDCPVTDPDLAAGLLQAATSTGAAWACYPGNSGFPEGTETHVLKTEALRALERETRDMYERETMIPFFERLPERFPKIEIHRKPDRSHLKCLLDTVHDYHRISKIFDALYPQNPLFGVTEIEALAEREPKLFDPTYRVPQKTQGDS from the coding sequence CTAAGGCCGTTGGCGTCATTCAGGCGCGTCTTACTTCGATCCGGCTTGCCCGGAAGGCCCTGCTGCCGCTATGTGGCCGGCCGGTCATCCATCATCTTTTCGATCGGGCCCTGCGCATCAAGGGGCTTGACGATTTCGTACTCGCCATCCCCGAGGGCGAGGCCCACGACCCCATCGCCGAGGCGGCGGCGGATTATCCTGAGATCAAGGTTGTCCGTGGGCCGGACGACGATTTGGTATCCAGGTTCCTGATGGCGGCAGACCTGACGGGGGCGGACATTCTGGTGCGGATGTGGGGGGATTGCCCTGTGACCGACCCCGACCTCGCGGCCGGTCTGCTCCAGGCTGCAACCAGCACCGGCGCCGCCTGGGCCTGTTACCCTGGCAATTCAGGCTTTCCGGAAGGCACCGAGACCCACGTCCTGAAGACGGAGGCGCTGCGCGCCTTGGAACGGGAGACCCGGGACATGTACGAACGGGAAACCATGATCCCGTTCTTTGAACGGCTTCCGGAGCGCTTTCCAAAAATCGAAATCCACCGCAAACCGGATCGCAGCCATTTGAAATGCCTTCTCGACACGGTTCACGATTACCATCGGATTTCCAAGATTTTTGACGCCCTCTATCCGCAAAACCCGCTATTCGGCGTGACCGAGATCGAGGCCCTGGCGGAACGGGAGCCGAAGCTGTTCGATCCCACCTACCGGGTGCCACAGAAAACCCAGGGGGATTCATGA